In Haemophilus parainfluenzae, one genomic interval encodes:
- a CDS encoding SufE family protein has protein sequence MLENIKQAKNWEDRYRFIIQAGKHLPPPSPDELAQMRSIQGCEAGLWFKAIPQHDGTFQFQAYSEARIMNGLLWLLLQHINGKTREQLQQFNIRQFFDKLGIASRLSETRLNGLKQIEEILHNL, from the coding sequence ATGCTAGAAAACATTAAACAGGCAAAAAATTGGGAAGATCGTTACCGTTTCATTATTCAAGCCGGTAAACATCTTCCTCCTCCTTCTCCAGATGAATTGGCTCAAATGCGATCAATTCAAGGCTGTGAAGCGGGACTTTGGTTTAAGGCTATTCCACAACATGATGGTACGTTTCAATTTCAAGCTTACAGCGAAGCGCGCATTATGAATGGTTTGTTATGGTTGTTGTTACAACACATCAACGGTAAAACTCGAGAGCAATTACAACAATTTAATATTCGCCAATTTTTTGATAAGCTTGGTATTGCCTCTCGCTTAAGTGAAACCCGCTTAAACGGTTTAAAACAAATCGAAGAAATCTTACACAATCTGTAA
- a CDS encoding cysteine desulfurase: MAFDYQSFKNEFPYFKSPNAVVYLDNAATALKPQALIDATSTFYQSAGSVHRSQYEATQTAQYENARHLVKTLINAEDEKAVIWTSGTTHGINLVANGLLPSLHANDEILISQADHHANFVTWHETAKKCGAKIQVLPILDNWLIDENALIAALNEKTKLVALNFVSNVTGTEQHIQHLIRLIRQHSNALVLVDAAQAISHIQIDLQALDADFIAFSAHKNYGPNGIGVLCGKLSSLSLLQPLFYGGKMIERVSHECITFADLPYRLEAGTPNIAGVIGFGAVLDWLKKWDFQAAEAHAVELAEQSKVRLKNYPNCRLFNSPQPSSVVCFVFDGIAASDLATLLSEQKIALRVGEHCAQPYLARLGERTTLRLSFAPYNSPQDVDTFFAALDKSLELLTC, encoded by the coding sequence ATGGCTTTTGATTATCAATCATTTAAAAATGAATTTCCTTATTTTAAATCGCCAAATGCTGTAGTTTATTTGGATAATGCGGCGACAGCACTAAAACCTCAAGCATTAATTGATGCAACGAGTACTTTTTATCAATCGGCAGGCTCTGTGCATCGTAGTCAGTACGAAGCCACACAAACAGCACAATATGAAAATGCCCGTCACTTAGTCAAAACCTTAATTAATGCAGAAGATGAAAAAGCCGTAATTTGGACTTCCGGAACAACGCATGGCATTAATTTGGTTGCCAACGGTTTACTCCCCTCTTTGCATGCAAATGACGAGATTCTAATTAGCCAAGCAGACCATCATGCTAATTTTGTTACGTGGCATGAGACAGCGAAAAAATGTGGGGCAAAAATTCAAGTGTTGCCTATTTTGGATAATTGGCTAATTGATGAAAATGCCTTAATTGCAGCCTTAAATGAGAAAACCAAATTAGTGGCGCTCAATTTTGTTTCCAACGTAACAGGAACGGAACAACATATCCAGCATTTAATTCGACTAATCCGTCAACATAGCAATGCGCTCGTTTTAGTCGATGCGGCTCAGGCTATTAGCCATATACAAATTGATTTACAGGCATTAGATGCGGACTTTATCGCCTTTTCTGCGCACAAAAATTATGGACCTAACGGCATTGGTGTATTATGCGGAAAATTAAGCTCACTTTCCCTGCTACAACCGCTTTTTTACGGTGGAAAAATGATTGAGCGCGTCTCCCATGAATGTATTACCTTTGCTGATTTGCCTTATCGATTAGAGGCGGGCACACCGAATATTGCTGGCGTGATTGGCTTTGGTGCAGTGCTAGATTGGCTCAAAAAATGGGATTTTCAGGCAGCCGAAGCGCATGCCGTTGAACTTGCTGAACAAAGTAAAGTGCGGTTAAAAAACTATCCGAATTGTCGTTTATTCAATTCACCTCAGCCGAGTTCTGTTGTATGTTTTGTTTTTGATGGTATTGCAGCATCCGATCTTGCTACCCTTTTAAGTGAACAAAAAATTGCATTGCGCGTTGGTGAGCATTGCGCCCAACCTTACTTAGCCCGTCTTGGCGAGCGCACCACATTACGACTTTCTTTTGCGCCTTACAATAGCCCGCAAGATGTAGACACTTTTTTTGCGGCATTAGATAAATCCCTAGAGTTATTAACATGCTAG
- a CDS encoding CidB/LrgB family autolysis modulator yields MMQYAIYLYTILTIFGFWLALQISKRWKSMIFNTFVLTVSILVLILVVTDIPYDDYMAGNAPINNLLGVSIVALALPLYEQIRQIAKQWKIILSVVALASIFSMFTGAIFAIILGASPEMVATVLPKSITTPIAMEVASHLGGIPAVTAVGVVVAGLQGSVFGYLILKKVGIKQQEAVGLSVGAVSHALGTVSCMEADPKAGSYSSISLVLCGIMSSILAPLVFHVIRLFL; encoded by the coding sequence ATTATGCAGTATGCAATTTATCTTTATACCATTTTAACGATTTTCGGATTTTGGCTCGCATTACAAATCAGTAAACGTTGGAAATCGATGATTTTCAATACTTTTGTGCTTACAGTATCAATTCTTGTGCTGATTTTAGTGGTTACCGATATTCCTTATGATGATTACATGGCGGGTAATGCGCCGATTAATAATTTATTAGGCGTGAGTATTGTCGCACTGGCATTACCGTTATATGAGCAAATTCGTCAAATTGCGAAACAATGGAAAATTATCCTTTCAGTAGTCGCATTGGCCTCAATATTCTCAATGTTTACCGGGGCTATTTTTGCCATTATTTTAGGTGCAAGCCCTGAAATGGTCGCGACGGTATTACCAAAATCAATTACTACGCCAATTGCAATGGAAGTGGCTTCACATTTAGGCGGCATTCCTGCCGTGACGGCGGTAGGGGTGGTTGTCGCCGGTTTACAAGGGTCTGTTTTTGGTTATCTCATCTTGAAAAAAGTTGGGATTAAACAACAAGAAGCGGTCGGTTTATCTGTTGGTGCTGTTTCTCACGCATTAGGTACGGTAAGTTGTATGGAAGCCGATCCAAAAGCCGGTAGTTATAGTTCGATTTCTTTGGTACTTTGCGGTATTATGAGCTCAATTTTAGCCCCCTTAGTATTCCATGTTATTCGTCTATTTTTATGA
- the queF gene encoding NADPH-dependent 7-cyano-7-deazaguanine reductase QueF (Catalyzes the NADPH-dependent reduction of 7-cyano-7-deazaguanine (preQ0) to 7-aminomethyl-7-deazaguanine (preQ1) in queuosine biosynthesis), with translation MNYQDKSLQSLKLGQATEYAANYDRTLLQPVPRKLNRDGLGITEQQPFTQGADIWTAYEISWLNPKGLPQVAIANVEIDYRSENLIESKSFKLYLNSFNQSQFADFASVERTMREDLSACAQGEVKVRLHPLSHYQGQSIDTLTGDCIDDQDIEIHSYEFNANILQNCTSDNVVEETLVSHLLKSNCLITSQPDWGTVQIHYVGKQIDREKLLRYIVSFRQHNEFHEQCVERIFCDLMHYAKPEKLTVYARYTRRGGLDINPFRSNFEEIPQNLRLARQ, from the coding sequence ATGAACTATCAAGATAAAAGCCTTCAATCCTTAAAACTCGGTCAAGCAACAGAATATGCTGCGAATTATGACCGCACTTTATTACAACCCGTGCCTCGAAAACTCAATCGTGATGGCTTAGGCATAACCGAACAGCAGCCATTTACCCAAGGCGCTGATATTTGGACAGCCTATGAAATTTCTTGGTTAAATCCAAAAGGTTTACCGCAAGTCGCCATTGCTAATGTGGAAATTGATTATCGCAGTGAAAATTTAATTGAATCAAAAAGCTTTAAACTCTATTTAAACAGCTTTAACCAAAGTCAATTTGCTGATTTTGCTAGCGTAGAACGCACGATGCGTGAAGACCTAAGTGCTTGTGCTCAAGGCGAGGTCAAAGTACGTTTACATCCATTGTCCCACTATCAAGGACAAAGTATTGATACGTTAACGGGCGATTGCATTGATGATCAGGATATCGAAATCCACAGCTACGAATTTAATGCAAACATTTTGCAAAATTGTACGTCCGATAACGTGGTGGAGGAAACCTTAGTAAGCCATTTATTAAAATCCAATTGTCTTATCACCAGTCAGCCGGATTGGGGAACTGTGCAAATTCATTATGTGGGCAAACAAATAGATCGCGAAAAACTTCTCCGCTACATTGTGTCTTTCCGTCAACATAATGAGTTTCACGAGCAATGTGTCGAGCGTATTTTCTGTGACTTGATGCATTACGCCAAACCAGAAAAACTCACCGTCTATGCGCGTTATACGCGCCGTGGTGGATTGGATATTAATCCATTCCGTTCTAACTTTGAGGAAATTCCGCAGAATTTACGCTTGGCAAGACAATAA
- a CDS encoding anti-phage deoxyguanosine triphosphatase, whose amino-acid sequence MRTQLADFWTERFLPDPPREKDHRPPFRRDRGRILHSAAFRCLQAKTQIHAVGENDFYRTRLTHSLEVAQIGSSLVSQLKFAESYVAISDQLHIEKSELQKQLKPLLPSNDLIESLCFAHDIGHPPFGHGGEVALNYMMRNHGGFEGNAQTFRIITKLEPYTETAGMNLTRRAILGVVKYPNILDLSSPQYAQLPHTESADPRYVKISDWKPGKGLFRDDVTMFDWLLQNLSENDRTLFGSFQKVRSNPAEFLKTQFKSLDCSIMELADDIAYGVHDLEDAIVTGVVNQHQWQEALDELKTIPSDWLAKNIEQVSQRLFSNYHFERKNAIGALVNFFITHVRWKVTGNFDEPLLRYNAELPQDVIAALNVFKKFVWKYVIRHVETQRIEYKGQRILTEMFQIFESDPERLLPTNTANRWRNAPEQGKKRIICDYIAGMSDAYALKVYHQL is encoded by the coding sequence ATGAGAACCCAATTAGCTGATTTTTGGACTGAACGTTTCCTTCCTGATCCGCCTCGCGAAAAAGATCACCGACCACCATTTCGTCGTGATCGCGGGCGGATTTTACATTCTGCCGCTTTCCGTTGTTTACAAGCCAAAACACAGATTCACGCGGTGGGCGAAAATGATTTTTATCGCACGCGCCTAACTCATTCTCTAGAAGTAGCACAAATTGGTAGCAGCCTTGTTTCCCAATTAAAATTTGCGGAAAGTTATGTTGCTATTTCAGACCAGCTTCATATCGAAAAAAGTGAATTACAGAAACAACTCAAGCCTTTATTACCAAGCAATGATTTAATTGAAAGTTTGTGCTTTGCGCATGATATTGGTCATCCGCCGTTTGGTCATGGTGGGGAAGTGGCACTCAATTATATGATGCGTAATCATGGTGGTTTTGAAGGCAATGCGCAGACATTTCGTATCATTACTAAACTTGAGCCTTATACTGAAACGGCAGGGATGAATTTAACGCGTCGTGCTATTTTAGGCGTGGTGAAATATCCGAATATTTTAGACTTATCTTCCCCTCAATATGCCCAGTTGCCGCATACTGAAAGCGCTGATCCGCGTTATGTCAAAATTAGTGATTGGAAACCAGGAAAAGGGTTGTTCCGTGATGACGTCACAATGTTTGATTGGCTGTTGCAAAATCTTTCTGAAAATGACCGCACTTTATTTGGTTCATTTCAAAAAGTGCGGTCAAATCCTGCCGAGTTTTTAAAAACACAATTTAAATCGTTAGATTGCAGCATTATGGAATTGGCAGACGATATTGCCTATGGTGTGCATGATTTAGAAGACGCAATTGTGACAGGCGTGGTGAATCAACATCAGTGGCAAGAAGCCTTAGATGAACTTAAAACGATTCCTTCAGATTGGCTGGCAAAAAATATAGAGCAAGTCAGCCAACGATTATTTTCCAATTATCATTTTGAACGTAAAAATGCCATTGGTGCATTAGTGAATTTCTTTATCACCCATGTGCGTTGGAAAGTCACCGGTAATTTTGATGAACCTTTGTTACGTTATAACGCAGAACTACCACAAGATGTGATTGCCGCATTAAATGTATTCAAAAAATTTGTCTGGAAATATGTGATTCGTCATGTAGAAACGCAACGTATTGAATATAAAGGGCAGCGTATTCTCACGGAAATGTTCCAGATTTTTGAGTCTGACCCAGAACGTTTATTGCCAACGAATACGGCTAATCGTTGGAGAAATGCACCGGAGCAGGGTAAAAAACGTATTATTTGTGATTATATCGCTGGCATGTCAGATGCCTATGCCTTAAAGGTTTATCACCAGCTTTAA
- a CDS encoding thermonuclease family protein gives MIRKFFLFFTLILTALWTPFSISAAERQMACWVVGVSDGDTLTCLLPTKKQLKVRLQEIDAPEKGQPFGKKAKQYLSQLVFKQNVTLSVSGYDRYQRILATVYLQEQNINLEMVKNGMAWVYPQYAKNPLYFQAQDFAQQQKIGLWRDPNPTAPYEWRKQNKAGKHGGQHGF, from the coding sequence ATGATTAGAAAATTCTTCTTATTTTTTACCCTAATTTTAACCGCACTTTGGACGCCATTTTCAATATCGGCGGCTGAACGCCAAATGGCGTGCTGGGTTGTTGGGGTAAGTGATGGTGATACCTTAACTTGCCTCTTACCCACTAAAAAACAACTCAAAGTGCGATTACAAGAAATTGATGCCCCTGAAAAAGGTCAACCATTTGGAAAGAAAGCTAAACAATATCTTTCCCAGCTGGTTTTCAAACAAAATGTGACGTTGTCCGTTTCTGGTTACGATCGTTACCAACGTATTTTGGCAACGGTTTATCTGCAAGAACAAAACATCAACTTAGAAATGGTAAAAAACGGTATGGCGTGGGTTTATCCGCAATATGCTAAAAATCCACTCTACTTTCAAGCTCAAGATTTTGCCCAACAACAAAAAATTGGCTTATGGCGTGATCCTAACCCTACCGCCCCTTATGAATGGCGCAAACAGAACAAAGCAGGTAAACATGGAGGTCAACATGGCTTTTGA
- a CDS encoding ABC transporter ATP-binding protein codes for MALISLTNAYLSFSDHPLLDHAELHIEPNERVCLVGRNGAGKSTLLKIIAQQVTMDDGKVQYEKDLVVSRLEQDPPRHAEGNVFDYVAEGIEHLADLLKEYHHISQELTQNYSEQILNQLAQVQAKLEHANGWQFENKINEVLQKLELDPDTKLADLSGGWLRKAALARALVCNPDVLLLDEPTNHLDVDAIEWLENFLLEFTGSIVFISHDRSFIRKMATRIVDLDRGKLVSYPGNYDLYLTAKEESLRVEALQNDLFDKRLAQEEVWIRQGIKARRTRNEGRVRALKAMREERRQRREVMGTAKLQLDNSSRSGKIVFEMEDVSYEIEGKQLLKDFSTTILRGDKIALVGPNGCGKTTFIKLLLGEIKPTSGRIHCGTKLDIAYFDQYRADLDPEKTVMDNVADGKQDIEVNGIKRHVLGYLQDFLFPPKRAMTPVKALSGGERNRLLLAKLLLKPNNLLILDEPTNDLDVETLELLEEILTDYQGTLLIVSHDRQFIDNVATECYFFEGDGVLNKYVGGFFDAKGQQANYFAMKAEQETQKSKKEAPKAQESAVKNDAVSQKPKSVKLSYKEQRELEQLPQLLEELEEKITALQAEIGDPHFFQQAHDVTDAKLKELSDTEAELETAFLRWEELEEKKTQAEAK; via the coding sequence GTGGCATTAATTAGTTTAACTAACGCTTATCTTTCTTTTAGTGATCACCCCTTACTTGATCACGCCGAATTGCATATTGAACCGAATGAGCGCGTATGTTTGGTGGGGCGTAACGGGGCAGGTAAATCGACTTTATTAAAAATTATTGCACAGCAAGTCACGATGGATGACGGTAAAGTGCAGTATGAAAAAGATTTAGTGGTTTCACGTTTAGAACAAGACCCGCCTCGCCACGCTGAAGGGAATGTATTTGATTATGTGGCGGAAGGGATTGAGCATTTAGCGGATTTGTTAAAGGAATATCACCATATTTCACAAGAGTTGACACAAAATTACAGTGAGCAAATTCTTAATCAACTGGCACAAGTGCAGGCTAAATTAGAGCATGCCAACGGTTGGCAATTTGAAAATAAAATCAATGAAGTATTGCAAAAGCTCGAGTTAGATCCAGATACCAAATTAGCGGATTTATCAGGTGGTTGGTTGCGCAAAGCCGCCCTTGCTCGTGCGTTGGTGTGTAATCCTGATGTCTTGTTATTAGATGAACCGACCAACCACTTGGATGTAGATGCAATCGAATGGTTAGAAAACTTCTTATTAGAATTTACCGGAAGTATTGTGTTTATTTCCCACGACCGTTCTTTTATCCGTAAAATGGCGACTCGTATTGTTGATTTAGATCGTGGGAAATTAGTGTCTTATCCAGGTAACTATGATTTATACCTCACCGCTAAAGAGGAAAGCTTACGTGTCGAAGCATTGCAAAATGACCTTTTTGATAAGCGTTTAGCGCAAGAAGAAGTTTGGATTCGTCAAGGGATTAAAGCTCGCCGTACGCGTAATGAAGGCCGTGTACGCGCTTTAAAAGCCATGCGTGAAGAACGTCGCCAACGTCGTGAAGTGATGGGCACCGCCAAGTTACAATTAGATAACTCAAGTCGTTCTGGCAAAATCGTGTTTGAAATGGAAGATGTGTCTTATGAGATTGAAGGCAAACAGCTGCTCAAAGATTTCAGTACGACCATTTTACGTGGCGATAAAATTGCATTGGTTGGCCCAAATGGCTGCGGAAAAACCACCTTTATTAAACTTTTATTAGGTGAAATCAAGCCAACGAGTGGTCGTATTCATTGCGGTACAAAATTAGACATTGCTTATTTTGACCAATATCGTGCTGATCTTGATCCAGAAAAAACGGTGATGGATAACGTTGCCGATGGCAAGCAGGATATTGAAGTCAATGGCATAAAACGTCATGTCTTGGGCTATTTGCAGGATTTCTTATTTCCACCCAAACGAGCTATGACACCCGTAAAAGCCCTTTCAGGTGGTGAACGTAACCGTTTGTTATTGGCTAAATTATTACTGAAACCTAATAATCTATTGATTCTCGATGAACCAACCAATGACTTGGATGTAGAAACCTTAGAATTATTGGAAGAAATCCTCACTGATTATCAAGGCACCTTATTGATTGTCAGCCATGATCGTCAGTTTATTGATAACGTCGCAACGGAGTGTTATTTCTTTGAAGGTGACGGCGTATTGAATAAATACGTAGGCGGTTTCTTTGATGCAAAAGGACAACAAGCTAATTACTTTGCCATGAAAGCAGAGCAAGAGACCCAAAAATCCAAAAAAGAAGCACCAAAAGCACAGGAAAGTGCGGTTAAAAATGACGCTGTTTCTCAAAAGCCAAAATCCGTTAAACTTTCTTACAAAGAACAACGTGAGTTAGAACAGCTACCGCAATTGTTGGAAGAATTGGAAGAGAAAATTACCGCACTTCAAGCTGAAATTGGTGATCCTCACTTTTTCCAACAAGCCCATGATGTAACAGATGCGAAGCTTAAGGAATTATCAGACACCGAAGCTGAACTTGAAACGGCTTTCCTTCGTTGGGAAGAACTTGAAGAGAAAAAAACTCAAGCTGAAGCAAAATAG
- a CDS encoding Zn-ribbon-containing protein — MYLIEPFFKLTALENDIGQQSRLLNAVIDQWRYNGQIIGREIPLYLMEEDSEQGFAMRIICPEQDSLLPENNNQTVNLAMENAEKCGLTFQGFQIIADDLNADSTAECSRPAWQMLYTTHLQSCSPLHSGDDFSPIPLYKQLKNQPHLSQDLIKWQENWQACDQLQMNGSALEKEALNEISEVNSTLSKHGRYLAAEIEKENGIPTYYYLYRVGGHSLESEQQRCCPQCGGDWVLDAPLFDVIYFKCDPCRLVSNVSWNFL, encoded by the coding sequence ATGTATCTGATCGAACCTTTTTTTAAATTGACCGCCTTAGAAAATGATATTGGGCAACAAAGCCGTTTGCTCAATGCCGTCATCGACCAATGGCGTTATAACGGACAAATTATCGGCCGTGAAATCCCGCTTTATTTGATGGAGGAAGACAGCGAACAAGGTTTTGCAATGCGCATTATTTGTCCTGAGCAAGATAGCCTTTTGCCCGAGAACAATAACCAAACTGTGAATCTGGCGATGGAAAATGCTGAAAAGTGCGGTCTAACTTTTCAGGGTTTTCAAATTATTGCCGATGATTTAAATGCTGACAGTACAGCTGAATGTAGCCGACCTGCATGGCAGATGCTCTACACCACGCATTTACAATCTTGCTCGCCATTACATAGCGGGGATGATTTCTCCCCAATTCCGCTCTATAAACAGCTAAAAAATCAACCGCACTTAAGCCAAGATTTAATTAAATGGCAGGAAAATTGGCAGGCCTGCGATCAGTTGCAAATGAATGGTTCGGCTTTAGAAAAAGAAGCATTAAATGAAATCTCCGAGGTTAATAGCACGCTCAGCAAACATGGACGCTACCTTGCTGCTGAAATCGAAAAAGAAAACGGCATACCGACCTATTATTATTTATACCGTGTCGGAGGCCATTCTTTAGAGTCAGAACAGCAACGCTGTTGCCCACAATGTGGTGGCGATTGGGTATTAGACGCGCCACTATTTGATGTAATTTACTTTAAATGCGACCCATGTCGATTAGTATCGAATGTGTCGTGGAATTTTTTATAA
- the tyrA gene encoding bifunctional chorismate mutase/prephenate dehydrogenase has product MDALNHLRQEIDALDRELIQLFAKRLELVTRVGEVKHEKGLPIYAPDRELAMLQARREEAAKAGISPQLIEDVLRRFMRESYSNENQFGFKTLNPAINKIVIVGGYGKMGQLFARYLRASGYPISILDRNDWDVAERILTNADVVIVSVPIDHTLETIERLKPYLTENMLLSDLTSVKRAPLAKMLDVHKGAVVGLHPMFGPDIASMAKQVVVRCDGRFSERYEWLLEQIQIWGAKIYQIDAVEHDHNMTYIQALRHFSTFANGLHLSKQPVNLSNLLALSSPIYRLELAMIGRLFAQDAALYADIIMDKPENLDVIETLKQTYEEALQFFEKGDRQGFIDAFHQVREWFGEYSEQFLQESRQLLQQAHDLRHV; this is encoded by the coding sequence ATGGATGCCCTTAATCATTTACGTCAGGAAATTGATGCGCTCGATCGTGAACTGATTCAACTTTTTGCTAAACGCCTCGAATTGGTGACCCGAGTCGGCGAAGTAAAGCACGAAAAAGGTTTGCCGATTTATGCACCAGATCGTGAATTAGCCATGTTACAAGCACGCCGAGAAGAAGCGGCGAAAGCGGGAATCTCTCCACAACTTATTGAAGATGTGCTACGTCGTTTCATGCGTGAGTCTTACTCCAATGAAAATCAATTTGGTTTTAAAACCCTGAATCCAGCCATTAACAAAATTGTTATCGTCGGTGGTTACGGAAAAATGGGGCAGTTATTTGCCCGCTATTTGCGTGCTTCGGGTTATCCTATTTCTATTTTAGACCGCAATGATTGGGATGTGGCAGAACGCATTTTAACGAATGCGGATGTTGTTATTGTCTCAGTGCCGATTGATCACACGTTAGAAACAATAGAACGTTTAAAACCTTATTTAACGGAAAATATGCTATTGTCGGATCTCACCTCCGTGAAACGAGCCCCCTTGGCTAAAATGTTAGACGTGCATAAAGGGGCAGTGGTTGGGCTGCATCCAATGTTTGGTCCCGATATTGCGAGCATGGCAAAACAAGTGGTTGTTCGTTGTGATGGGCGCTTTAGTGAACGTTATGAATGGTTGTTAGAGCAAATTCAAATCTGGGGTGCCAAAATTTACCAAATTGATGCAGTTGAGCATGATCACAATATGACGTACATTCAAGCATTACGTCACTTTTCTACTTTTGCGAATGGTCTGCATCTTTCTAAACAGCCTGTCAATTTAAGCAATTTATTGGCATTATCTTCCCCGATTTATCGTTTGGAATTAGCCATGATTGGTCGTCTATTTGCCCAAGATGCAGCACTTTATGCCGATATTATTATGGATAAGCCAGAAAATTTAGACGTGATTGAAACCTTGAAGCAAACGTATGAAGAAGCGTTACAATTTTTTGAAAAAGGCGATCGCCAAGGGTTTATTGATGCTTTCCATCAGGTGAGAGAATGGTTTGGGGAATATTCCGAACAATTCTTGCAGGAAAGTCGTCAGTTATTACAACAAGCTCATGATTTACGACATGTATAA
- a CDS encoding CidA/LrgA family protein produces the protein MLLQKGVQLARSLIILYIMLLLGNLISHYIPVGIPGSIWGLLLLFLGLTTHVIHLEWIYFGSSLLIRYMAVLFVPVSVGIIKYYDLLVAQWKVLLIPNILSTVLTLLVIAFIGNYLFYKQSFTHKRKKVLERRNLQAD, from the coding sequence ATGTTACTCCAAAAAGGCGTTCAACTCGCTCGTTCGCTCATCATTTTATACATTATGTTACTACTCGGCAATTTGATTTCTCACTACATTCCAGTGGGGATTCCAGGCAGTATTTGGGGATTATTGTTACTTTTTTTAGGTTTAACAACCCATGTGATTCATCTGGAATGGATTTATTTCGGTTCTAGCTTACTGATTCGCTACATGGCCGTGCTTTTTGTACCGGTGAGCGTGGGCATTATCAAATATTATGATTTACTCGTGGCTCAGTGGAAAGTTTTACTTATTCCTAATATTCTCAGTACCGTTCTGACACTTTTAGTTATTGCATTTATAGGAAACTATTTATTTTATAAACAATCCTTTACCCATAAACGTAAAAAAGTATTGGAAAGACGCAATCTTCAAGCTGACTAA